From Hyla sarda isolate aHylSar1 chromosome 5, aHylSar1.hap1, whole genome shotgun sequence, a single genomic window includes:
- the SDCBP gene encoding syntenin-1 has product MSLYPSLEDLKVDKVIQAQTAFATNPATPAILEEASASSSASQYGGLYPKLYPELAQYMGLSLSEDEIHKNMSIVPSAGMQVARPSAINNMVAPVSGSDLGIRRAEIKQGLREVILCKDQDGKIGLRLKSIDNGIFVQLVQANSPASLVGLKFGDQVLQINGENCAGWNSEKSHKFLKQAAGDKITMVVRDRPFGRTITMHKDSSGHVGFIFKNGKITSIVKDSSAARNGLLTGHNLCEVNGQNVIGMKDSQVAELLSSSANVVTLTVMPTYIFEHMVKRMASNVMKTLMDHSVPEV; this is encoded by the exons GCTCAGACTGCGTTTGCAACAAATCCAGCGACTCCAGCTATTTTAGAGGAGGCTTCAGCATCCTCCTCTGCATCTCAGTATGGAG GCCTGTATCCCAAACTGTACCCAGAACTTGCTCAATATATGGGTTTAAGTTTGAGTGAAGATGAAATCCACAAGAATATGTCCATAGTGCCCTCAGCTGGG ATGCAGGTGGCAAGACCTTCAGCCATAAATAACATGGTGGCCCCTGTAAGTGGAAGCGATCTTGGAATCCGCAGAGCAGAGATAAAGCAGGGGCTCCGTGAAGTTATACTGTGTAAAGACCAAGATGGAAAGATTGGTCTCCGCCTAAAGTCCATTGACAAT gGTATTTTTGTGCAACTTGTACAGGCAAACTCTCCAGCCTCTTTAGTTGGTCTTAAATTTGGTGACCAAGTTCTACAGATTAATGGTGAAAATTGTGCCGGCTGGAATTCTGAAAAGTCTCATAAATTTCTGAAGCAAGCCGCGGGAGACAAAATAACTATGGTGGTTAGAGACAG GCCTTTTGGACGCACCATCACAATGCACAAAGACAGCAGTGGACATGTTGGGTTTATCTTTAAAAATGGCAAAATAACCTCTATTGTGAAAGACAGCTCGGCTGCAAGAAATGGCCTTCTGACTGGGCACAACCTGTGTGAAGTTAATGGGCAAAATGTAATTGGAATGAAG gattcccaagttgctgagttgctgtcCAGCTCTGCAAATGTGGTTACACTGACTGTGATGCCGACTTATATTTTTGAGCACATGGTGAAAAG AATGGCTTCCAACGTGATGAAGACCTTAATGGATCACTCTGTTCCAGAGGTTTAA